Part of the Listeria innocua genome is shown below.
CATAACGATTTGACCAGCTAATGTGCCTGTTAATGTCGAATTTTGACCAGAAGCAAGTAAAGCTACCGCAAACACCGTACTGGCGATGCTACTTCCAAGTGTTGGGTTAAGTAATTTATAGGCATCTTCAATTCCAGCTACGTTATGTTGTCCAGTAGTATAAAAGGCAGCAGCAGCTAAAATTAAAATAGATGCATTAATTAATAACGCAATAGTTAAAGAGAACGTTGAATCGATAAATGAAAAACGAATCGCTTCTCTCTTCCCTTCTTTTGTTCGCGCGTATTGTCTTGTTTGCACGATCGATGAGTGTAAATATAAATTATGCGGCATAACTGTTGCACCAAGAATCCCGAGTGCGATATAAAGCATTGCCGGGTTCGTAACGATTTCTGATTGCGGGATAAAACCTTTCGCAATAGCTTGCATATCTGGGTGTGACATGACCATTTCAGCTCCAAAACATACAAGAATCGTCACCATTAAGGTAATAACAATAACTTCTATATAGCGGAAACCTTTATGTTGTAAAAATAATACAAGAAAAATATCTAATGCTGTTATACAAACGCCCCAAATCAAAGGAATGCCAAAGAGTAAATTAAGTGCAATCGCACTACCGATAACTTCAGCAATATCAGTTGCAATAATGGCTAATTCAGCTAAAATCCATAGGACAAAGCCAAACGGTTTGGAAAAATGATCGCTTGATGCTTGAGCTAAATCGCGCCCAGTCACGATACCTAATTTTGATGCAAGTGATTGTAGTAAAACGGCTAAAATATTAGAAATTAAAATAACAGATAATAAGGTGTAACCAAACTCCGAACCCCCGGCAATGGATGTCGCCCAGTTTCCAGGATCAACATAGCCAACTGCAATAAGAGCACCTGGTCCCATAAATGCAAATAATTTCCGGAAGAACTTTGCGTTTTTTGGAATTGCTACTGAATTATTTACTTCGCTTAAGCTGGGAGCATTCTGTGCTTTTCTCCAGCTTTGTTTTGTGCGTTCTGTTTTTTCCTTTTTCATGCTCCCTGACCTTCTTTCGTTTATGATAAAAAGTTTACTACGGGAAACATTCTTTGTCAAACGAAAAACACAACCTTTTTATGAAGCTGGTAGGTTGTGTTTTCGATTGTTTTTATAAGACTTCGGTTAATGTTTTTCTTTTGTTTTTAACTGGATTTAAAGTACGTTCGACCCATCCAAGAAGTACATCGGCTAATATTGCCATGACTGCTGTTGGGATGGCTCCAGCTAAAATAATTGCGGTTCCGTTAGTTGCGTTGGTTCCGCGGACTATAATATCACCGAGGCCGCCTGCTCCAACGAATGTCCCGATAGCTGCAACACCAATTGCAATAACTAGCGCATTTCGAATACCTGCCATAATGACCGATAAAGCAAGTGGCATTTCGATTAGACGAAGCACTTGCCATTT
Proteins encoded:
- a CDS encoding Nramp family divalent metal transporter produces the protein MKKEKTERTKQSWRKAQNAPSLSEVNNSVAIPKNAKFFRKLFAFMGPGALIAVGYVDPGNWATSIAGGSEFGYTLLSVILISNILAVLLQSLASKLGIVTGRDLAQASSDHFSKPFGFVLWILAELAIIATDIAEVIGSAIALNLLFGIPLIWGVCITALDIFLVLFLQHKGFRYIEVIVITLMVTILVCFGAEMVMSHPDMQAIAKGFIPQSEIVTNPAMLYIALGILGATVMPHNLYLHSSIVQTRQYARTKEGKREAIRFSFIDSTFSLTIALLINASILILAAAAFYTTGQHNVAGIEDAYKLLNPTLGSSIASTVFAVALLASGQNSTLTGTLAGQIVMEGFLNIRLKPVVRRLLTRVLAIVPAVIITALYGANGINELLIFSQVILSMQLSFAVIPLVMFTSDKQKMGEFVNSPWLKIVSWSVAIFIAFLNIYLLFYTLTSL